In Burkholderia contaminans, the following proteins share a genomic window:
- a CDS encoding TlpA family protein disulfide reductase, whose amino-acid sequence MMMKRMLALAVVAAAAVAGGLAAGHWFRGTADDGVAVAAPAAHGTPVEQLWAASLTGTDGKPATLSAFKGQKVVVNFWASWCGPCVEEMPELVALSHQYKQKGIRFIGIGVDSEQNVKNFLQKVKVDYPVFVSGYAGADLARNFGNTAGALPFTVVIDETGKIRETKLGQIQPAELKKTLDAL is encoded by the coding sequence ATGATGATGAAACGCATGTTGGCGCTCGCGGTGGTCGCGGCCGCCGCCGTTGCCGGCGGGCTCGCCGCCGGCCATTGGTTCCGCGGCACCGCGGATGACGGTGTCGCCGTCGCCGCACCCGCCGCGCACGGCACCCCGGTCGAACAGTTGTGGGCCGCATCGCTGACGGGCACCGACGGCAAGCCGGCCACGCTGTCCGCCTTCAAGGGCCAGAAGGTCGTCGTCAATTTCTGGGCGTCGTGGTGCGGCCCGTGCGTCGAGGAGATGCCGGAGCTCGTCGCGCTGTCGCACCAGTACAAACAGAAGGGCATCCGTTTCATCGGGATCGGCGTCGATTCCGAGCAGAATGTGAAGAACTTTCTGCAGAAGGTGAAGGTCGATTACCCGGTATTCGTCAGCGGATATGCCGGCGCCGATCTGGCCCGTAATTTCGGAAATACTGCCGGCGCGTTGCCGTTTACGGTCGTCATCGACGAAACCGGCAAGATTCGCGAGACAAAATTGGGACAAATCCAGCCGGCCGAGCTGAAAAAGACGCTCGACGCGCTGTAA